In Chrysiogenes arsenatis DSM 11915, the following proteins share a genomic window:
- a CDS encoding FmdB family zinc ribbon protein, whose translation MPIYEYTCHECGKTFEKIEKMDAPKETACVTCSGTAHRILSLAAFSLKGSGWYSDGYSANAQPKCSPEKVESCGCAASGCPAAAAQ comes from the coding sequence ATGCCAATTTATGAGTACACGTGTCACGAATGCGGAAAAACTTTTGAAAAAATAGAAAAAATGGATGCCCCGAAAGAGACCGCCTGCGTAACCTGTAGCGGCACCGCACACCGCATTCTGAGCCTTGCAGCATTTAGCCTGAAAGGAAGTGGTTGGTACAGCGATGGCTATAGCGCAAATGCACAGCCAAAATGTTCGCCAGAGAAAGTGGAATCGTGCGGTTGTGCTGCCAGTGGCTGCCCCGCCGCTGCCGCCCAGTAA
- a CDS encoding NUDIX hydrolase: MSHFQYPILDAVQATAVLVQQRNLVPSPGRTGEMAASVVLSLWPRDDSYDLLLFRRTEDGYHHSREIALPGGRQEAGEDARTCAEREFLEEMGVVLSPHDVVGLCGITHTQVSSYTINCYLAILTSRPRLNPDPREVEYPLFVPIEYFLNRHTSSVEFFFWGDHGCASPIFHYNGAVIWGATARMIAQFFSLFNQVS, encoded by the coding sequence CCTATTCTTGATGCTGTTCAGGCAACAGCGGTGCTCGTGCAGCAGCGTAACCTTGTGCCATCACCTGGGAGGACTGGAGAGATGGCGGCTTCTGTGGTGTTGTCCCTATGGCCGCGGGATGATTCGTATGATCTGTTATTGTTCCGTCGCACAGAAGATGGCTATCACCATTCACGCGAAATTGCCTTACCAGGTGGCCGGCAGGAAGCTGGCGAAGACGCACGTACCTGTGCGGAGCGCGAATTTCTTGAAGAGATGGGCGTCGTTCTATCGCCGCACGATGTTGTGGGTCTTTGCGGGATAACGCATACTCAGGTAAGTTCATATACTATCAACTGCTACTTGGCCATTCTCACCTCGCGGCCACGCTTGAATCCCGACCCGCGTGAAGTGGAATATCCGCTCTTTGTGCCGATAGAATACTTTCTCAATCGCCACACTTCGTCGGTGGAGTTTTTCTTTTGGGGAGACCACGGTTGCGCTTCACCAATTTTTCACTATAATGGCGCCGTCATTTGGGGTGCAACCGCTCGAATGATTGCGCAGTTCTTTTCTCTATTCAACCAAGTATCGTAA
- the hflK gene encoding FtsH protease activity modulator HflK: protein MTKFSLGRLFAEYNNPWAKKRPSGGGGGGNNGGGRGPTPFKMPTPPQIKLPRFLETKLPLIVGVVLLLFWLSTGFFIVKPEEQAAILRFGELNRVVGPGPHLAFPYPVEKYHKASVTNMRRLEIGFRSAADRTMTVGKESLMLTGDENIVDIKVIVQYRINDIMAFLFNVRYVSETIKDAAEAAVRETMGGETIDNALTIGKFKIQTDIRNQLQRTLNEYKMGIDIAAVELYDVQPPNEVVQAFKDVASAREDRERLINQAQGYRNSVLPQTRGEVARIMEAARGYKESKIFRSQGDVDRFTALYNEYKQAPEITRDRLLLDVMQEVMPTAKLYLIDSQAGKGILPYLPLQGLKSQ from the coding sequence ATGACGAAATTTTCTTTAGGGCGATTATTCGCTGAATACAACAATCCATGGGCGAAGAAACGTCCAAGTGGTGGCGGAGGCGGCGGAAACAACGGTGGCGGGCGCGGCCCGACGCCATTCAAAATGCCAACACCGCCCCAGATTAAGCTCCCCCGCTTTCTGGAAACAAAGCTCCCGCTGATTGTTGGCGTGGTTTTACTTCTCTTCTGGCTCTCGACCGGTTTTTTTATTGTAAAGCCAGAAGAACAAGCGGCTATTCTCCGCTTTGGCGAGCTCAATCGCGTTGTCGGGCCGGGGCCGCACCTTGCCTTTCCTTACCCCGTTGAAAAGTACCACAAAGCCAGTGTTACGAATATGCGTCGCTTAGAAATAGGGTTCCGCTCGGCGGCCGACCGCACCATGACAGTCGGAAAAGAGTCACTGATGCTGACCGGCGATGAGAATATCGTTGATATAAAAGTTATTGTTCAGTATCGCATTAACGATATCATGGCATTCCTTTTCAATGTCCGTTATGTCAGCGAAACAATCAAGGACGCTGCCGAAGCCGCTGTTCGTGAAACTATGGGTGGCGAAACCATAGATAACGCTCTGACAATTGGTAAGTTTAAAATTCAGACTGATATTCGTAACCAGCTCCAGCGCACCCTGAACGAATATAAAATGGGTATCGATATTGCGGCGGTCGAACTGTATGACGTACAGCCACCCAACGAGGTCGTACAGGCGTTTAAAGATGTCGCCAGTGCCCGTGAGGATCGCGAGCGGCTGATTAACCAAGCGCAGGGCTATCGCAACTCTGTTCTGCCACAAACGCGTGGTGAAGTGGCGCGTATCATGGAAGCGGCACGGGGCTATAAAGAGTCAAAGATTTTCCGTTCGCAAGGGGATGTTGATCGTTTTACGGCGCTGTATAACGAATACAAACAGGCGCCGGAAATTACGCGCGACCGCTTATTGCTTGATGTTATGCAGGAAGTTATGCCGACCGCGAAGCTCTACCTGATTGACTCGCAAGCGGGAAAAGGGATTCTCCCTTATTTACCGCTCCAAGGGCTTAAAAGCCAATAA
- a CDS encoding peptidylprolyl isomerase, protein MKGRKVLCSLVCGLTLAATPFASATVIDGLAAVVNGTPITIFELKSLYVDQIRQANLQLSTAEANAAVDRLVRQALQEKIDLILIDEYARRNNLRVSEGQISEAMQQVASNNNVDLATFEKLLAQQGVSVAHYRQELRQQLLMLQVNRQVSREIVLSDEEIASAFRSGRFYRVPFADIGHILISRDGKTDEEAQAIATALAARISRSEISFAAAAQTYSEGPQADDGGKMTGIKRGRLLKELDEAIFSMTPGEVRLVNSAVGYHIVQLEDITFNREMTEEDAARTKMMLMRERQNASLQEFVQGLRKQATISYKIPQ, encoded by the coding sequence ATGAAGGGACGCAAAGTACTGTGCTCGCTGGTGTGCGGCTTGACGCTCGCTGCGACTCCGTTCGCTTCGGCAACCGTTATTGATGGGTTGGCGGCGGTGGTCAATGGGACGCCGATAACGATTTTTGAGCTGAAAAGCCTCTATGTCGATCAAATTCGCCAGGCAAACCTGCAACTTTCCACGGCGGAAGCAAACGCTGCAGTGGATCGCCTTGTGCGGCAAGCCTTGCAGGAAAAAATCGACCTTATACTGATTGATGAGTATGCCAGACGCAATAATCTCCGCGTGAGCGAAGGGCAAATCAGCGAGGCAATGCAGCAGGTAGCCAGCAACAACAATGTCGATCTGGCAACCTTTGAAAAGTTGTTGGCGCAACAAGGGGTATCAGTCGCTCACTATCGCCAGGAACTTCGTCAGCAACTTCTGATGCTCCAAGTCAATCGACAAGTCTCGCGCGAAATAGTACTTTCAGACGAAGAGATCGCTTCGGCGTTCCGCTCTGGACGTTTCTATCGCGTACCATTTGCGGATATTGGCCATATTCTGATTAGTCGCGACGGTAAAACGGATGAAGAGGCGCAGGCGATTGCTACGGCACTTGCGGCGCGGATATCTCGCAGCGAAATATCTTTTGCCGCTGCGGCTCAAACCTACTCCGAAGGGCCACAGGCGGATGATGGTGGCAAAATGACCGGCATTAAGCGCGGTAGGCTCCTCAAAGAGCTGGATGAGGCGATATTTAGCATGACACCAGGCGAAGTCCGTCTTGTGAACAGTGCGGTGGGGTATCACATTGTCCAACTGGAAGACATTACGTTTAACCGTGAAATGACCGAAGAAGATGCGGCGCGTACCAAGATGATGTTGATGCGCGAACGGCAGAATGCTTCCCTGCAAGAATTTGTGCAGGGGCTGCGCAAGCAGGCCACCATTTCGTATAAGATCCCACAGTAA
- a CDS encoding peptidylprolyl isomerase codes for MKKSLMAVALSSALLIGPYALASQSSVLATVGKMPITQEDFNRSFESLPPQVQAQLAQSPDQKSLLLDELVKQRLVYLEAEKAGYAKNKKVLERLESIKKDLMVGAFVEEYLEKNAKVSEKDMEAFYKENQAQFVEAESVNASHILLKDEAKAKQILAEAKKPEVDFSELAKQHSEEPGAATRGGKLGDFGRGQMVPEFEKAAFEGSIGVVPELVQTKFGYHILKINSKNPARTVPYAEVKEQISHALENRAKGEALEKLVKELELKHSVKLYKDNLK; via the coding sequence ATGAAAAAGTCATTGATGGCCGTTGCCCTTTCCTCTGCCTTGCTTATCGGGCCGTATGCGCTTGCCTCTCAGAGTTCCGTACTCGCAACTGTTGGTAAAATGCCTATTACCCAAGAGGACTTCAATAGATCATTTGAATCGCTCCCACCGCAGGTTCAAGCTCAGTTGGCTCAATCTCCAGACCAGAAAAGTTTGTTGCTTGATGAACTGGTAAAGCAGCGTCTGGTATACCTAGAGGCCGAAAAAGCGGGATATGCCAAGAACAAGAAAGTGTTGGAGCGTCTGGAGTCTATTAAGAAAGACCTGATGGTTGGCGCGTTTGTTGAAGAGTACCTTGAAAAGAATGCCAAAGTTTCTGAAAAAGATATGGAAGCGTTTTATAAGGAAAATCAGGCGCAGTTTGTGGAAGCTGAAAGCGTGAACGCCAGCCATATTCTTTTAAAAGATGAAGCGAAGGCCAAACAGATTCTGGCAGAGGCAAAAAAGCCAGAGGTTGATTTTAGTGAACTCGCCAAGCAGCATTCTGAAGAGCCAGGCGCGGCGACTCGCGGCGGTAAGCTAGGCGATTTTGGTCGCGGACAAATGGTTCCCGAATTTGAAAAAGCAGCTTTTGAAGGGTCTATCGGGGTTGTGCCAGAATTGGTGCAAACCAAGTTCGGCTATCATATCCTGAAGATTAATTCAAAAAATCCTGCGCGCACGGTTCCCTATGCCGAAGTAAAAGAGCAAATTTCCCATGCTTTGGAAAATCGCGCTAAAGGTGAAGCCCTTGAGAAGCTCGTAAAGGAACTCGAACTGAAGCATTCAGTCAAGCTGTATAAAGATAACCTGAAATAA
- a CDS encoding DUF721 domain-containing protein — translation MDRFPQKISTLLRSTLEQFGLQKGVESYRVVHSWGKIVGVPLCNHTRVTGIQGETLFVATDDHRYLHHLTMLKPQIIRKLASDGAGTFRDIVFRYSQRFPVPVAVQPTVAPPPAPLNAEEEAWCSDLTKELNPEIGEIMARVLRKDLQAKHVTNDHPETLST, via the coding sequence ATGGATCGTTTCCCCCAGAAAATCAGCACGCTGCTGCGCTCCACGCTGGAGCAATTTGGTCTCCAAAAAGGGGTCGAATCGTATCGCGTCGTGCATAGCTGGGGGAAAATTGTTGGTGTGCCGCTGTGCAATCATACGCGCGTGACGGGCATTCAGGGGGAAACGCTCTTCGTTGCGACAGATGATCACCGTTATCTGCATCATTTAACGATGTTAAAGCCACAAATCATACGCAAGCTGGCCAGTGACGGGGCGGGCACGTTTCGGGATATCGTTTTTCGTTATTCACAACGATTTCCCGTGCCAGTAGCGGTTCAACCAACCGTCGCCCCCCCTCCCGCGCCACTTAATGCTGAGGAAGAGGCATGGTGTAGCGACCTGACAAAGGAACTTAATCCGGAAATTGGCGAAATCATGGCACGGGTACTGCGGAAAGATTTACAGGCCAAACACGTTACAAACGATCATCCTGAGACGCTCAGCACCTAA
- the ribD gene encoding bifunctional diaminohydroxyphosphoribosylaminopyrimidine deaminase/5-amino-6-(5-phosphoribosylamino)uracil reductase RibD, with amino-acid sequence MHTKYMQEALRLANLGLGHTSPNPAVGAVVVASNGTIIGRGYHQKAGEPHAEVHALHDAGTRACGATIYVTLEPCCIHGKTPPCTEAIIAAGIAQVVYAADDPNPRVAGRSRAILEAAGISVISGIMADEATWMNRHFNKHITCQAPFVTLKSAITLDGKIALANGASRWITGAAARHDAHRERGLHDAIAVGIGTVLSDDPLLTCRDHPLPHPDVIVFDSRLRTPLTCALLQNRGDRQLFILTQRSLMQSEAAQQLRAAGAMVIAPTPSGRPEIRASLQYLYETHGICSVLVEGGAGIITQCIQECLFDEVHLYLAPKLFGNDGIGWNGMVGVSDPARAPQWRFQRVISLGDDVKLILVNH; translated from the coding sequence ATGCACACGAAATACATGCAAGAAGCGCTACGGTTAGCGAACCTCGGTCTTGGGCATACATCACCGAATCCTGCTGTTGGTGCGGTTGTGGTCGCCTCTAATGGCACAATTATTGGACGTGGCTACCACCAGAAAGCGGGCGAACCACATGCCGAAGTGCATGCCTTGCATGATGCTGGCACGCGCGCATGCGGTGCGACCATTTATGTTACCTTGGAGCCATGTTGCATTCACGGCAAAACTCCGCCGTGCACCGAGGCGATTATCGCTGCTGGCATCGCACAGGTGGTGTATGCGGCCGATGACCCCAATCCACGTGTCGCAGGGCGTAGTCGCGCCATCCTCGAAGCGGCTGGAATATCGGTGATATCGGGCATTATGGCTGACGAAGCGACATGGATGAATCGACATTTCAATAAACACATTACTTGCCAGGCGCCATTCGTAACATTGAAAAGCGCGATTACCCTTGATGGAAAAATTGCCCTTGCCAATGGTGCTTCGCGCTGGATTACCGGCGCTGCGGCGCGACATGACGCACACCGCGAGCGGGGTTTGCATGATGCTATTGCGGTTGGTATTGGTACGGTGCTCAGTGATGATCCGCTGTTGACCTGTCGCGATCACCCCTTGCCACATCCCGATGTTATCGTATTCGACAGCCGCTTGCGTACCCCCTTAACGTGTGCGTTATTGCAAAATCGTGGTGATCGACAGCTTTTTATTCTCACACAGAGATCACTGATGCAGTCCGAAGCTGCCCAGCAGTTGCGCGCTGCGGGGGCGATGGTGATTGCTCCAACGCCGAGTGGCCGGCCAGAGATACGAGCGTCTTTGCAGTACCTCTACGAAACCCATGGTATTTGCTCAGTATTGGTTGAAGGGGGGGCTGGGATTATAACGCAGTGTATTCAAGAATGTCTTTTTGACGAAGTTCACCTGTACCTTGCACCGAAACTTTTTGGCAACGACGGGATTGGCTGGAATGGAATGGTTGGGGTGAGCGATCCTGCACGTGCTCCACAATGGCGTTTTCAGCGTGTGATATCGTTGGGCGATGACGTGAAGCTGATTCTGGTAAACCATTAG
- a CDS encoding RNA-binding S4 domain-containing protein has product MRLDLFLKKSRLIKRRSVAKQMCDNGLLQVNGKIAKAGTKLKVGDTLMVDSATRLVEVTIAILPEGNVRKENAATLYTLLRNETKKFDIADWFNDDDDDEF; this is encoded by the coding sequence ATGAGACTTGATCTTTTTTTGAAGAAATCTCGCCTGATTAAACGGCGCTCCGTTGCCAAGCAGATGTGCGATAACGGACTTTTGCAGGTGAATGGAAAAATAGCCAAAGCTGGCACCAAGCTCAAGGTGGGCGATACGTTGATGGTAGATTCGGCAACGCGCTTGGTGGAAGTCACTATTGCCATCTTGCCTGAGGGGAATGTGCGCAAAGAAAACGCGGCCACGCTCTACACGCTTTTGCGTAACGAAACGAAGAAGTTTGATATTGCCGATTGGTTTAACGATGACGACGATGATGAATTTTGA
- a CDS encoding gamma carbonic anhydrase family protein: MSSPLILPYRGECPSIDSTAFIAQNAVLIGRVTIGADSNVWYSVVIRGDVNFIRIGCRTNIQDGTVVHVNGVPSYPTIIGDEVTIGHNVTLHGCTIGNRVLIGMNAVVLNGCTIGDNCMIGAGSVLKQGMEIPSGSLVVGSPAVIKRSLTEAEITFLGTSAQTYVSLAQEYHHVSV, encoded by the coding sequence ATGAGTTCTCCCCTTATTCTCCCATATCGCGGGGAATGCCCTTCCATTGACAGCACAGCGTTTATTGCTCAGAACGCTGTGCTGATCGGTCGGGTGACTATCGGCGCCGACAGTAATGTTTGGTACAGTGTGGTGATTCGTGGTGATGTGAATTTCATCCGTATCGGTTGCCGCACGAATATCCAAGACGGCACGGTGGTGCATGTCAACGGCGTCCCTTCGTATCCGACCATTATTGGTGACGAAGTGACGATTGGGCACAATGTTACACTGCATGGTTGCACGATAGGCAATCGCGTACTCATAGGAATGAATGCCGTAGTGCTGAACGGGTGCACGATAGGTGATAACTGCATGATTGGCGCGGGAAGTGTTCTTAAACAGGGAATGGAGATTCCGTCGGGATCGCTTGTTGTCGGCAGTCCGGCGGTGATAAAGCGCTCTTTAACCGAAGCCGAAATCACCTTTCTTGGCACCTCTGCGCAGACATATGTGTCGCTGGCACAGGAGTATCACCATGTCAGTGTCTGA
- the folE gene encoding GTP cyclohydrolase I FolE, whose translation MLEHTQLTVPELSISQAVSHILREIGEDETREGLEKTPQRVEKMYQELMSGYTTNIDDIVNGAIFDCRDDDMVLVKEISFSSMCEHHMLPFLGKVHVAYIPDGKIIGLSKIPRIVEMFAKRLQVQERLTSQIAKALYDHLKPQGVAVMVEAIHLCAIIRGVRNHSTSMVTTSLLGAFRNDKLLRSEFMEQTAKSATTSITW comes from the coding sequence ATGCTCGAACATACGCAATTAACCGTTCCCGAACTCTCTATTTCTCAAGCAGTCAGCCATATTCTTCGCGAAATAGGCGAAGACGAAACCCGCGAAGGGTTAGAAAAAACCCCACAGCGGGTCGAAAAAATGTACCAAGAGCTCATGTCAGGCTACACCACCAATATCGACGATATTGTTAATGGTGCGATTTTTGATTGCCGTGATGATGACATGGTGCTGGTCAAAGAAATCAGCTTTTCGTCAATGTGCGAACACCACATGCTCCCTTTTCTCGGCAAAGTTCATGTGGCCTATATTCCCGATGGAAAAATTATCGGCCTCTCAAAAATCCCCCGCATCGTGGAGATGTTTGCCAAGCGGTTGCAAGTGCAAGAACGCTTGACGTCTCAAATCGCCAAAGCGCTCTACGATCACCTGAAGCCCCAAGGAGTCGCCGTGATGGTGGAAGCTATCCACTTGTGCGCCATCATCCGTGGCGTGCGTAATCACTCCACGTCAATGGTCACGACGTCCCTGCTAGGAGCCTTCCGCAATGACAAGCTGCTCCGCAGCGAGTTTATGGAGCAAACGGCGAAAAGTGCAACCACTTCAATTACGTGGTAG
- the hflC gene encoding protease modulator HflC: MKIAKFAFPLVAVLIAVASFSMFIVDFTQHAIITQLGKPVRAINDPGLYFRLPFVQDVQYFEKRLLLFDGSPTEMITRDKKNIVVDSYVVWRIADPLRFLTSVQNEAGGNRRIGDVMYGEARREIGSFDLIQVINHNRLEIMNNIAKGAAEKVADLGIQIIDMRIKRADLPTENERAIYDRMRSEREKMATLYRSEGEEEAQKIRAETDREKEIMLAEAYGNEQRIRGEGDALAAKIYADGLSRAPEFYRFMRELDLYKSSIHENSTIILDNNSVFYKRLMEKK, translated from the coding sequence ATGAAAATTGCTAAGTTTGCTTTTCCGCTCGTGGCGGTGCTTATCGCAGTAGCATCATTTTCGATGTTTATTGTCGATTTTACCCAACACGCCATTATCACGCAGTTGGGGAAACCTGTCCGTGCGATCAACGATCCGGGACTCTATTTCCGACTTCCGTTCGTGCAGGATGTTCAGTATTTTGAAAAGCGTCTTTTGCTCTTTGACGGTTCACCGACAGAGATGATTACGCGGGATAAAAAGAATATAGTTGTTGATAGTTACGTTGTTTGGCGTATTGCTGATCCGCTCCGCTTTTTGACATCGGTGCAAAATGAAGCGGGAGGGAATCGTCGTATTGGTGATGTGATGTACGGCGAAGCACGGCGCGAAATCGGTTCGTTTGATCTGATTCAGGTTATCAACCATAACCGTTTGGAAATTATGAATAATATCGCAAAGGGAGCCGCCGAAAAAGTGGCCGACCTCGGGATACAGATCATAGACATGCGGATCAAGCGCGCTGACCTTCCGACAGAAAACGAACGGGCGATTTATGACCGGATGCGCAGTGAGCGCGAAAAAATGGCGACGCTCTACCGTTCGGAAGGGGAAGAAGAGGCACAAAAAATTCGTGCCGAAACCGACCGCGAAAAAGAAATCATGCTGGCGGAAGCGTATGGCAATGAACAGCGGATTCGCGGTGAAGGCGATGCGCTGGCTGCCAAAATTTATGCTGATGGCCTTTCACGTGCACCAGAATTCTATCGCTTTATGCGTGAGCTCGACCTGTATAAGTCGTCAATTCACGAAAACAGTACCATTATTTTGGATAACAACTCCGTATTCTATAAGCGGTTGATGGAGAAGAAATGA